In the Arachis ipaensis cultivar K30076 chromosome B10, Araip1.1, whole genome shotgun sequence genome, one interval contains:
- the LOC107621684 gene encoding uncharacterized protein LOC107621684, with product MKPESKRSRDDKSSCFDNFGEMSKALLDSDVTVKNESSSNILGSAILQDPKAIQSLSKDCYDFSSLLKTLNCIEKKNAKRLIRLGRIQKIKRKEKKKKISIKFIFVKPNKPFEKNVRVINRMKKEQILDNEFGLEEFLDTARDGSFRFRTRLYIKSNKNLH from the exons ATGAAGCCAGAATCGAAAAGAAGCAGGGATGACAAATCTTCATGCTTTGATAATTTTGGTGAAATGTCAAAGGCTCTGTTAGATTCTGATGTCACCGTAAAGAATGAGAGTTCTTCCAATATTCTTGGTTCCGCAATTCTTCAAGATCCTAaagcaattcaatctctctcaAAAG ATTGTTATGATTTTAGTAGCTTATTGAAGACATTAAATTGCATAGAGAAAAAGAACGCGAAACGTTTGATCCGGCTTGGGagaattcagaaaataaaaagaaaggagaagaagaagaaaatttcaATAAAGTTCATATTTGTGAAGCCAAATAAGCCTTTTGAAAAAAATGTAAGAGTAATAAATAGAATGAAAAAAGAGCAAATTTTAGATAATGAATTTGGCTTGGAAGAGTTTTTAGATACTGCAAGAGATGGAAGCTTTCGTTTTAGAACAAGGCTTTATATTAAAAGTAATAAGAATCTTCATTAG